In Clupea harengus unplaced genomic scaffold, Ch_v2.0.2, whole genome shotgun sequence, the following are encoded in one genomic region:
- the LOC122130748 gene encoding protachykinin, translating into MKILLLLLVFCGLANMFCQDVYSSEDNWDTGNYQTEDYPSQGHLLDPESLQTLLRIIRKPGPQQFFGLMGKRSSAKTQMTRKRQKFESFVGLMGKRNLGEQSGKCRFLLYLNVIPLRLVFPGTGIHFFLHFFLNVRSTEN; encoded by the exons ATGAAAATTCTGCTGTTGCTTCTGGTCTTCTGCGGTTTGGCAAATATGTTTTGCCAAGATGTGTATTCCAGCGAAGACAACTGGGACACGGGCAATTACCAAACTGAG GACTATCCCTCTCAGGGTCATTTGTTGGATCCAGAATCTTTACAGACATTACTACGAATCATAAGAAAACCCGGTCCACAACAATTCTTCGGTCTAATGGGGAAAAGATCCTCTG caaaaacacaaatgacgCGCAAAA GGCAGAAATTCGAGTCTTTTGTCGGACTGATGGGCAAACGGAATCTAGGAGAGCAAAGCGGCAAGTGCAGGTTTTTACTTTATCTAAATGTTATTCCTTTGCGGCTTGTGTTTCCTGGAACTGGCATCCAttttttcttacatttctttttaaatgtgagGTCTACTGAAAATTAG
- the LOC122130744 gene encoding septin-7 isoform X1 has protein sequence MAQQKNLEGYVGFASLPNQVYRKSVKRGFEFTLMVVGESGLGKSTLINSLFLTDLYSGEYPGPSNRVKKTVQVEQSKVLLREGGVQLLLTIVDTPGFGDAVDNSNCWQPVIDHIDSKFEDYLNAESRVNRRQMPDSRVHCCLYFIAPSGHGLKPLDIEFMKRLHEKVNIIPLIAKADTLTPEECQQFKKQIMREIQEHKIKIYEFPETDDDEENKLVKKIKDRLPLAVVGSNTIIEVNGKRIRGRQYPWGVAEVENGEHCDFTILRNMLIRTHMQDLKDVTNNVHYENYRSRKLAAVTYNGVDNNKNRGQLTKHDTVEGMSPLAQMEEERREHVAKMKKMEMEMEQVFEMKVKEKIQKLKDSEAELQRRHEQMKKNLEAQHKELEEKRRQFEEDRANWEAQQRLLEQQKLDASRTLEKNKKKGKIF, from the exons ATGG CA CAACAGAAGAATCTCGAGGGATACGTAGGCTTTGCTAGCCTGCCAAACCAAGTTTACAGGAAGTCTGTCAAACGAGGCTTCGAGTTCACTCTCATGGTTGTGG GTGAATCTGGCTTGGGCAAGTCTACATTGATCAACTCCCTGTTCCTCACCGACTTGTACTCTGGAGAATACCCTGGTCCCTCAAACCGGGTCAAAAAGACTGTGCAG GTAGAGCAGTCTAAAGTGTTACTCAGAGAGGGCGGAGTCCAGCTGCTTCTCACGATAGTGGACACCCCGGGGTTCGGCGACGCTGTGGACAACAGCAACTG CTGGCAGCCGGTGATCGATCACATCGACAGCAAGTTCGAGGATTACCTGAACGCCGAGTCGAGGGTGAACAGACGACAGATGCCCGACAGCCGGGTGCACTGCTGCCTCTACTTCATCGCTCCCTCAGGCCACGG GTTGAAGCCGCTGGACATCGAGTTCATGAAACGGTTGCACGAGAAGGTGAACATCATCCCTCTGATCGCCaaagcagacacactcaccccagaAGAGTGCCAACAGTTCAAGAAGCAG ATCATGCGAGAAATCCAGGAGCACAAAATCAAGATCTACGAGTTCCCAGAGACAGACGATGATGAGGAGAACAAGTTGGTGAAGAAGATCAAA GATCGCCTGCCCCTTGCCGTGGTGGGAAGCAACACCATCATCGAGGTGAACGGGAAGAGGATCCGGGGGAGGCAGTACCCGTGGGGAGTGGCAGAGG TTGAAAACGGGGAGCACTGTGATTTCACAATCCTCAGGAACATGCTGATCAG AACCCACATGCAGGATCTGAAGGACGTCACCAACAACGTTCACTATGAGAACTACAGGAGCAGGAAGCTGGCAGCCGTCACCTACAACGGTGTagacaacaacaagaacagagGCCAGCTCAccaa ACATGACACAGTTGAAGGCAT GAGTCCTCTGGCCCAGATGGAGGAGGAGCGGAGGGAGCACGTGGCCAAGATgaagaagatggagatggaAATGGAGCAGGTGTTTGAGATGAAGGTGAAGGAGAAGATACAGAAGCTCAAAGACTCCGAGGCAGAG CTTCAGCGGCGTCACGAGCAGATGAAGAAGAACCTCGAGGCCCAGCacaaggagctggaggagaagaggcgcCAGTTCGAGGAGGACCGCGCCAACTGGGAGGCCCAGCAGCGCCTCCTGGAGCAGCAGAAGCTGGATGCCTCCAG AACCctggagaaaaacaagaagaaaggGAAGATCTTTTAA
- the LOC122130744 gene encoding septin-7 isoform X2, producing the protein MAQQKNLEGYVGFASLPNQVYRKSVKRGFEFTLMVVGESGLGKSTLINSLFLTDLYSGEYPGPSNRVKKTVQVEQSKVLLREGGVQLLLTIVDTPGFGDAVDNSNCWQPVIDHIDSKFEDYLNAESRVNRRQMPDSRVHCCLYFIAPSGHGLKPLDIEFMKRLHEKVNIIPLIAKADTLTPEECQQFKKQIMREIQEHKIKIYEFPETDDDEENKLVKKIKDRLPLAVVGSNTIIEVNGKRIRGRQYPWGVAEVENGEHCDFTILRNMLIRTHMQDLKDVTNNVHYENYRSRKLAAVTYNGVDNNKNRGQLTKSPLAQMEEERREHVAKMKKMEMEMEQVFEMKVKEKIQKLKDSEAELQRRHEQMKKNLEAQHKELEEKRRQFEEDRANWEAQQRLLEQQKLDASRTLEKNKKKGKIF; encoded by the exons ATGG CA CAACAGAAGAATCTCGAGGGATACGTAGGCTTTGCTAGCCTGCCAAACCAAGTTTACAGGAAGTCTGTCAAACGAGGCTTCGAGTTCACTCTCATGGTTGTGG GTGAATCTGGCTTGGGCAAGTCTACATTGATCAACTCCCTGTTCCTCACCGACTTGTACTCTGGAGAATACCCTGGTCCCTCAAACCGGGTCAAAAAGACTGTGCAG GTAGAGCAGTCTAAAGTGTTACTCAGAGAGGGCGGAGTCCAGCTGCTTCTCACGATAGTGGACACCCCGGGGTTCGGCGACGCTGTGGACAACAGCAACTG CTGGCAGCCGGTGATCGATCACATCGACAGCAAGTTCGAGGATTACCTGAACGCCGAGTCGAGGGTGAACAGACGACAGATGCCCGACAGCCGGGTGCACTGCTGCCTCTACTTCATCGCTCCCTCAGGCCACGG GTTGAAGCCGCTGGACATCGAGTTCATGAAACGGTTGCACGAGAAGGTGAACATCATCCCTCTGATCGCCaaagcagacacactcaccccagaAGAGTGCCAACAGTTCAAGAAGCAG ATCATGCGAGAAATCCAGGAGCACAAAATCAAGATCTACGAGTTCCCAGAGACAGACGATGATGAGGAGAACAAGTTGGTGAAGAAGATCAAA GATCGCCTGCCCCTTGCCGTGGTGGGAAGCAACACCATCATCGAGGTGAACGGGAAGAGGATCCGGGGGAGGCAGTACCCGTGGGGAGTGGCAGAGG TTGAAAACGGGGAGCACTGTGATTTCACAATCCTCAGGAACATGCTGATCAG AACCCACATGCAGGATCTGAAGGACGTCACCAACAACGTTCACTATGAGAACTACAGGAGCAGGAAGCTGGCAGCCGTCACCTACAACGGTGTagacaacaacaagaacagagGCCAGCTCAccaa GAGTCCTCTGGCCCAGATGGAGGAGGAGCGGAGGGAGCACGTGGCCAAGATgaagaagatggagatggaAATGGAGCAGGTGTTTGAGATGAAGGTGAAGGAGAAGATACAGAAGCTCAAAGACTCCGAGGCAGAG CTTCAGCGGCGTCACGAGCAGATGAAGAAGAACCTCGAGGCCCAGCacaaggagctggaggagaagaggcgcCAGTTCGAGGAGGACCGCGCCAACTGGGAGGCCCAGCAGCGCCTCCTGGAGCAGCAGAAGCTGGATGCCTCCAG AACCctggagaaaaacaagaagaaaggGAAGATCTTTTAA
- the LOC122130742 gene encoding serine/threonine-protein kinase Nek10-like has product MPYLEKKSKRTDMTPPNSKVNERELHALKRLLSLLSTPISKPQVTLQNHSKGGKTDSHLHHTVDRSGKSSKSTKTEATELEIFSLTYRDQRHFCSHLHHKTFQSILTALIRNRLNCREWLDHTPPDNILRALICLRLLIREPHYQRVFHDLQGSWHLSRYMDLVSHHYLDAVEQTLAVEHLVAMTYVFQKIAAKEDQRKWVIECGAHKILVKLMASKDSSVLLGALLVLTSLAESLECKEEIGELCIVENLLVILQEYDLLSKRMCAELLRLLCPVRQVREQLKACEGVPVLLSLLHAENLKLLWSVVWVLVQLCQDPDASAEIRSWGGVQQLLRILHVERSYVSDGRASIETLSSANAGCIQGQHVSEELSPQEAAGNIVALQAACCAAVTELVLDDVTAHHVVQENGIYVLAKLILPQDGPKGSSVQCYAFRTLRFLFSIERNRHLFKRLFPSDLFEMFIDVGHYIRDITAYQALQEKVSVFTSEELNELKESIETADQNRPPLKVINGYAILDHLGSGAFGSVFKVRKQNGQNLLALKEVNLHNPAFGKDKKARDSSVEKIVSELTIVKEQMTHPNIVKYLKTFLEGDRLYVVMELIEGVPLSDHFTSLKDKQQQFTEDRVWNIFIQLCLALRYLHKEKRIVHRDLSPNNIMLGEKDKVTITDFGLAKQKQENSKLTSVVGTILYSCPEIVKSEPYGEKADVWALGCVLYHMLALQPPFYSANMLSLATKIVEAVYDPIEEGVFSERIQDLIKWCLTPDPDSRPDIVEVSAGISDVLMKFMDNLCASHQALERRAERDRKRAQKYFLESNQVRLEHWDALNCQGKIIREHVTTSKTGSVGNLPSSLCSSQPGEERVDQGKLHCNYNSPPLQKVCYSFLQQPLYHHCKSFCCVFPTDNGFEEDSRTPCSSVTEPHKRFRSTKCSVSHSLSEHSSAW; this is encoded by the exons ATGCCCTACCTGGAAAAGAAATCCAAAAGAACTGATATGACCCCCCCTAATTCAAAGGTTAATGAAAG GGAACTGCATGCTCTCAAGaggctcctctctctgcttagCACTCCGATAAGCAAACCACAG GTCACACTGCAGAATCACTCTAAAGGTGGCAAAACAGATTCCCATCTCCACCATACAGTTGACAGAAGTGGGAAGAGTTCAAAATCCACAAAGACCGAAGCCACTGAACTTGAGATTTTCAG TCTGACCTACAGAGATCAAAGACATTTCTGCAGTCATCTCCATCACAAGACTTTCCAAAGCATCCTTACAGCTTTGATCAGAAACAGGCTCAACTGCAG AGAATGGCTTGACCATACCCCCCCTGACAACATTCTGAGGGCCCTCATCTGCTTGCGGTTGTTAATCAGAGAACCACATTATCAG AGAGTTTTCCACGATCTCCAAGGATCCTGGCACCTTTCAAGG TATATGGACTTGGTATCACACCATTATTTGGATGCTGTGGAACAAACATTGGCTGTAGAACATCTAGTCGCCATGACAT atgtgtttCAGAAAATTGCTGCAAAGGAAGACCAGAGAAAGTGGGTTATTGAATGTGGTGCACACAAG ATTCTCGTGAAGCTCATGGCATCTAAAGATAGCAGTGTCTTACTAGGAGCTCTCCTGGTCCTGACCTCCCTGGCAGAGAG TCTGGAGTGCAAGGAGGAGATAGGAGAGCTGTGCATCGTCGAAAATCTGCTAGTCATCTTACAAGAATATGACCTGCTGTCCAAAAG GATGTGTGCGGAGCTGCTGAGGCTGCTGTGTCCTGTGCGGCAGGTGAGGGAGCAGCTGAAGGCCTGTGAGGGCGTGCCCGTCCTGCTCAGCCTGCTCCACGCAGAGAACCTCAAGCTGCTCTGGAGCGTGGTCTGGGTTCTGGTCCAGCTCTGCCAGGATCCCGACGCCAGCGCTGAGATCCGATCCTGGGGCGGGGTGCAGCAGCTCCTGCGCATACTGCACGT TGAGCGGTCATATGTGTCAGACGGCCGCGCCTCCATTGAGACCCTCTCCAGTGCCAATGCAGGCTGTATCCAGGGGCAACACGTCTCCGAGGAGCTCAGCCCGCAGGAAGCTGCAGGAAACATCGTTGCTCTGCAGGCCG ccTGCTGCGCTGCGGTCACTGAGCTTGTCTTGGACGATGTGACAGCTCATCATGTTGTTCAG GAAAATGGGATCTACGTATTAGCTAAGCTGATTCTGCCACAAGATGGACCCAAGGGGTCATCTGTACAG TGTTACGCATTTAGGACCCTTCGCTTCCTGTTCAGCATAGAGCGAAATAGACATCTGTTTAAAAG actGTTTCCATCTGACCTCTTTGAGATGTTCATTGATGTTGGACATTACATTAGAGATATTACAGCCTATCAAGCACTGCAGGAAAAAGTTTCTGTTTTCACT AGCGAAGAACTAAATGAGTTGAAGGAAAGCATCGAGACAGCGGACCAGAACCGCCCCCCTCTGAAAGTGATCAATGGCTACGCCATTCTGGACCATCTGGGTAGCGGGGCCTTTGGCAGTGTTTTCAAG GTCCGGAAACAGAATGGACAGAACCTTCTGGCTCTGAAGGAAGTGAACCTCCACAACCCGGCTTTTGGCAAAGACAAAAAGGCCAGAGACAGCAGTGTGGAGAAGATCGTCTCGGAGCTTACCATCGTCAAGGAGCAG ATGACCCACCCAAACATTGTGAAATACCTTAAGACATTCTTGGAAG GTGACAGGTTGTATGTTGTTATGGAGCTGATAGAGGGAGTTCCTCTCTCTGACCATTTCACCTCGCTCAAAGACAAGCAACAGCAGTTCACTGAAGACAGAGTCTGGAACATTTTCATACAG TTATGCCTAGCACTGAGATATTTGCACAAAGAGAAGAGGATTGTCCATAGAGACCTCTCCCCTAATAACATCATGCTCGGAGAGAAGGACAAAGTCACTATCA CTGACTTTGGCCTTGCAAAGCAGAAACAAGAGAACAGCAAGCTCACGTCAGTGGTCGGCACCATACTCTACTCCTG CCCAGAGATAGTGAAGAGCGAGCCGTATGGGGAGAAGGCGGATGTTTGGGCCTTGGGCTGTGTCCTGTACCACATGCTCGCCCTCCAGCCTCCCTTCTACAGCGCCAACATGCTCTCCCTCGCCACCAAG ATTGTGGAGGCAGTCTATGACCCAATAGAGGAGGGTGTCTTTTCAGAGAGAATCCAAGACCTGATCAAATG GTGCCTAACTCCAGACCCAGACAGCCGGCCCGACATCGTAGAGGTCAGCGCAGGGATCTCAGATGTGCTGATGAAGTTCATGGATAACCTGTGCGCCAGCCATCAGGCCCTCGAGCGCAGGGCCGagcgagacaggaagcgagcacAGAAGTACTTCCTGGAGTCCAACCAAGTCAGGCTTGAACACTGGGACGCACTTAACTGTCAG GGGAAAATCATCAGGGAGCATGTAACCACTTCAAAGACTGGATCTGTAGGCAATCTGCCTTCTTCTCTATGCAGTTCACAACCTGGAGAGGAAAGAGTAGACCAGGGCAAGTTACACTGTAACTATAACAGTCCCCCATTGCAAAAGGTATGTTATAGTTTCTTGCAACAACCACTTTATCATCACTGTAAatcattttgttgtgtttttccgACAGATAATGGTTTTGAGGAAGACTCAAGAACACCTTGCAGCTCTGTCACAGAGCCCCATAAACGCTTCA GGTCGACCAAGTGCAGTGTGAGCCACTCTCTGTCAGAGCACTCTTCTGCCTGGTGA